One stretch of Bombus affinis isolate iyBomAffi1 chromosome 4, iyBomAffi1.2, whole genome shotgun sequence DNA includes these proteins:
- the LOC126915542 gene encoding uncharacterized protein LOC126915542, with the protein MVKCVNEAQKFERDIFMAHIVKYNIIYVGYVVAIYATLTFFIFGPLVLPIPTLVEVEYPFQVNYMPVNFIVYLHHSSVCLAVTAHLCIGVFGALLMWFAAVRFECLVVEIQKTTNIRMLVVCIKKQLHLRRYAEEVVGCFRFIILYVLGMTTFTITLCGILLIMDSPVTTKVELIDASAFCLLLTFMYAWPADYLQDASVNVSRSVYYMEWYKQPLEIRKYILTVLVHQKPVTLSVGCFVPELNLRFYCSVRQINISNVNHDRE; encoded by the exons ATGGTGAAGTGCGTTAACGAGGCGCAGAAATTCGAAAGAGATATTTTCATGGCACATATAGTAAAATACAATATCATTTACGTTGGTTACGTAGTAGCTATATATGCGACCCTGACCTTTTTTATATTTGGACCTCTAGTCCTACCGATTCCAACCCTAGTGGAAGTGGAGTATCCGTTTCAAGTGAATTATATGCCAGTAAATTTTATCGTCTACTTGCATCACAGCAGCGTGTGCCTCGCCGTTACTGCACATTTATGCATAGGCGTGTTTGGTGCGCTTTTAATGTGGTTCGCTGCCGTAAGATTCGAATGTTTAGTCGTGGAAATTCAGAAAACTACGAACATTCGTATGTTGGTTGTTTGTATTAAGAAACAATTACATTTAAGAAG GTACGCCGAGGAAGTGGTTGGTTGTTTTCGCTTCATAATACTTTATGTGTTGGGAATGACAACGTTTACTATAACTCTATGTGGGATTTTATTGATAATG GATTCACCAGTAACTACGAAAGTGGAGCTCATCGACGCTAGTGCTTTCTGTCTCTTACTCACTTTTATGTATGCGTGGCCAGCTGATTATTTACAAGATGCC AGCGTTAACGTTTCCAGAAGCGTATACTATATGGAATGGTACAAACAACCACTAGAAATACGAAAGTACATACTCACTGTATTGGTCCATCAGAAACCAGTGACGCTTTCTGTCGGTTGCTTTGTGCCAGAGCTTAATTTACGTTTTTATTGTTCGGTAAGGCAAATCAATATCTCCAATGTCAATCATGATCGTGAATAG